The following coding sequences lie in one Xanthomonas hortorum pv. pelargonii genomic window:
- a CDS encoding YiiG family protein: MTHELRYAPLAAAMAFAALLAGCQKNAPAAAVEGADKINAYITCFNGVEQPIHESYQQYIGWMQDPEAGPTGKESGIHAPGTVLSHHVDECGAPMTAALAQTPANPELDPVAKTYQERFTTLNERIGEAVRYYDREDYLRDDGKGMKALHAPLMQAYQAFFEAGEAMNTALEHNEDTRRQAQIDAIEKEEGRSASWYHLKIIGEGKQLVQVLDNDTPDLAAAQSQLARYQGILEEAQKAKIGQGDAMWGHMERSADKLARESGRLVERIRTKTPLNKSEQMLLESGSMPPGGTRQAVLASYNDLIDMSNRMSH, encoded by the coding sequence ATGACCCATGAACTTCGTTATGCGCCGCTCGCCGCGGCGATGGCTTTCGCTGCGCTGCTTGCCGGCTGCCAGAAAAACGCACCCGCCGCCGCGGTGGAAGGCGCCGACAAGATCAACGCCTACATCACCTGCTTCAACGGCGTCGAGCAGCCGATCCATGAGAGCTATCAGCAGTATATCGGCTGGATGCAGGACCCCGAGGCTGGTCCGACCGGCAAGGAAAGCGGTATCCATGCACCGGGCACGGTGCTCTCGCATCACGTGGACGAATGTGGCGCGCCGATGACTGCGGCATTGGCGCAAACGCCGGCCAACCCCGAGCTCGACCCGGTGGCCAAGACCTATCAAGAACGTTTCACCACGCTCAACGAACGTATCGGGGAAGCGGTGCGCTACTACGACCGCGAGGATTATCTGCGCGACGACGGCAAGGGCATGAAGGCACTGCACGCGCCGCTGATGCAGGCCTATCAGGCATTCTTCGAAGCCGGCGAAGCCATGAATACCGCGCTTGAACATAATGAAGACACGCGTCGCCAGGCGCAGATCGATGCGATCGAAAAGGAAGAAGGCCGCAGCGCCTCCTGGTATCACCTGAAGATCATCGGCGAAGGCAAGCAGCTGGTGCAGGTGCTCGACAACGACACGCCGGACCTTGCCGCAGCGCAGTCCCAGCTGGCGCGCTACCAAGGCATTCTGGAAGAGGCGCAGAAGGCCAAGATCGGGCAGGGCGATGCGATGTGGGGCCATATGGAACGTTCCGCCGACAAGCTTGCGCGCGAGTCGGGGCGGCTGGTCGAGCGTATCCGCACCAAGACACCATTGAACAAGAGCGAGCAGATGCTGCTGGAAAGCGGCTCGATGCCGCCGGGTGGCACACGCCAGGCAGTGCTGGCCAGCTACAACGATCTGATCGACATGAGCAACCGCATGTCGCATTGA